A stretch of Malassezia japonica chromosome 6, complete sequence DNA encodes these proteins:
- the cnd1 gene encoding condensin complex non-SMC subunit Cnd1 (BUSCO:EOG0926079Q; COG:B; COG:D; EggNog:ENOG503NURB) gives MASAFVLADELLRLQEDELEIEHEVLIDTLDAEEQAATVDRAVDAVAHAPTSVQQSEVYGGLLSCIKYAASLRASACHKLVDAVLSGMQSVVDELAEDEAPSLEALERYAFLLQYLVQSLEKHRSQWGGAPTRGKPTGDGWTWPSSIPPVLATMARALRALSERVWEATAVRDTFVSRCMLRPATLLLENEAYCKVPAIKNGLFRVMCLGVKLHGQAFNVQTSILQSLQYYEHLAELMAELLETMRVEFDVERIAEDVLRDLASKTFTSLDSKSPRSYGRFLVRMAELNPRSVLKQISLLQTHLDSESYPMRNAMVEVQGLLIKELSMNEDFAPAAADVDDDDERPGSAHQKQIEMFFGKIFERFLDLTTFVRTKTIQTCMALCELPVKFAPQRLQMAALAVRALEDKGSNVRRNAIALLIKLILTHPYGLLHGGELNKSAWEERRAVVQTELEKAESVLTFPETEAPEQEDTTDRRKPRKSALDLEALAASQQSMTQEDQEKLVKLRLTVQYYTDALRFIELMEQAIPILVQLLASTFKAEVLESMEFFRVAHEYKIQGAMDGVRAMVHLVWAKDNALVMEDGSQLKGIRSRLIEVYRALYFDAYPELSRAENVARISRNMIERTFGATLAELTSLEQLLSLMQSERMISDEVIEKLWEVYAASRPIAKAQRRGAILVLSMLATADRALVADKIETLLQIGLGPLGMRDVTLATHTCVALQRVAGSAKKVKGALSDANVRYPMAHPLFARLRAAIQMPVSGEEQKAGWFSLAEHAVQAIYLLGEQPDALCTEIVRQLTLAAFDEECAEEAKAFRFAQLLFVVGHVALKQIVYLELVERELKRRKAVKDAADGAEKRASELDQVAGNAEDEIGDMIAYIKDRELLYAPQSLLGLYGPLVAQICSAPKEYADVYVQRAATLSLAKLMCISSEYCDTHLALLLHVLKSAKDPVVRANVVIGLGDVAISFGTLVDENSERLYAGLNDGNLGVKKNTLMVLTHLILNGMIKVKGQLGELAKCLEDEEPRVSDLAKLFFSELATKENAVYNNLPDIISHLSSGEHAVEEDVFVNTMRFIFTFIDKERQAENVIEKLCQRFRLTTEERQWRDIAYCLSLLPYRSERSIKKLVEGLPYYQDKLYSPEVYKRFAEILTKMRQGKSTAQAKAGDADLREFEEILAQTAAQGRDDQALEHAAHAHVARTERKRAQRAPRRKVAAS, from the coding sequence ATGGCGTCGGCGTTCGTCCTggcggacgagctgctgcgtctGCAGGAGGATGAGCTCGAGATCGAGCATGAGGTGCTCATAGatacgctcgacgcggaggagcaggccgcgACGGTCGAtcgcgcggtcgacgcggtggCGCACGCCCCGACGTCCGTGCAGCAGAGCGAGGTGTACGGTGGGCTGCTGTCGTGCATCAAGTACGCTGCAtcgctgcgtgcgagcgcgtgccACAAGCTCGTGGATGCGGTGCTCAGCGGTATGCAGAGtgtcgtcgacgagctcgccgaggacgaagcgccgtcgctcgaggcgctcgagcggtACGCATTTCTCCTCCAGTACCTCGTGCAGAGCTTGGAGAAGCACCGCTCACAGTGGggaggcgcgccgacgcgcggcaAGCCGACCGGCGACGGCTGGACGTGGCCGTCGTCCATTccgccggtgctcgcgacgatggcgcgggcgctgcgcgccttgtcggAACGGGTGTGGGAGGCgaccgccgtgcgcgacacgttcgtctcgcgctgcatgctgcgcccggcgacgctcctgctcgaAAACGAGGCGTACTGCAAGGTGCCGGCGATCAAAAACGGCCTCTTTCGTGTGATGTGCCTGGGCGTCAAGCTGCACGGCCAGGCGTTTAACGTACAGACGAGCATCTTGCAGTCGCTGCAGTACtacgagcacctcgccgagctcatggccgagctgctcgaaACGATGCGCGTCGAGTTCGACgtggagcgcatcgccgaagacgtgctgcgcgacctcgcATCCAAGACCTTTACGTCGCTCGACAGCAAGAGCCCACGCAGCTACGGCCGCTTCCTTGTGCGCATGGCCGAGCTGAATCCACGCAGCGTGCTGAAGCAGATCTcgctgctgcagacgcACCTCGACAGCGAGTCGTACCCGATGCGCAACGCCATGGTCGAAGTCCAGGGGCTGCTCATCAAGGAGCTGAGCATGAACGAGGACtttgcgccggccgccgccgacgtcgacgacgacgacgagcgcccggGCAGCGCGCACCAGAAGCAGATCGAAATGTTCTTTGGCAAGATTTTCGAGCGCTTCCTCGACTTGACCACGTTTGTGCGCACCAAGACGATCCAGACGTGCATGGCGCTGTGCGAACTCCCGGTCAAgtttgcgccgcagcggctgCAAAtggctgcgctcgcggtgcgtgcACTGGAGGACAAGGGAAGCaacgtgcgccgcaacgCCATTGCGCTCCTCATCAAGCTCATTCTCACGCACCCGTACGGCCTCTtgcacggcggcgagctcaACAAGAGCGCCTGggaagagcgccgcgccgtcgtccaAACCGAGCTCGAAAAGGCCGAGTCGGTGCTCACCTTTCCCGAGACCGAGGCCCCGGAGCAAGAAGATACCACGGACCGCCGCAAGCCCCGCAagtcggcgctcgacctcgaggcgctcgccgcatCGCAGCAGTCCATGACGCAAGAGGACCAGGAAAAACTCGTCAAGCTCCGCCTCACCGTACAGTACTACAcagacgcgctgcgctttATCGAGCTGATGGAGCAGGCGATCCCGATTTTGGTTCAGCTTCTCGCGTCCACATTCAAGGCAGAGGTCCTGGAAAGTATGGAATTCTTCCGCGTCGCACACGAGTACAAGATCCAAGGCGCGATggacggcgtgcgtgccaTGGTGCACCTTGTGTGGGCCAAGGACAATGCGCTGGTCATGGAGGACGGGTCGCAGCTCAAGGGCATCCGCAGCCGCCTGATCGAGGTGTACCGCGCACTGTACTTTGACGCATACCCCGAGCTGAGCCGCGCAGAAAATGTCGCGCGGATCTCGCGCAACATGATTGAGCGCACGTttggcgcgacgctcgccgagctcacctcgctcgagcagctcttGAGCCTGATGCAGTCCGAGCGCATGATCAGCGACGAGGTCATTGAAAAACTCTGGGAAGTGTACGCGGCCTCCCGCCCGatcgccaaggcgcagcgccgcggcgcgatccTCGTGCTGAGCATGCTCGCCACGGCCGACCGCGCGCTGGTTGCCGACAagatcgagacgctgctCCAGATCGGCCTCGGGCCGCTGGGCATGCGCGACGTGACGCTCGCGACACACACCTGCGTCGCCCTCCAGCGTGTTGCGGGCAGCGCGAAAAAGGTCAAGGGCGCGCTAAGCGATGCCAACGTGCGCTATCCCATGGCGCACCCGCTCTTTGCACGCCTCCGTGCCGCGATCCAGATGCCGGTCAGCGGCGAGGAGCAAAAGGCGGGCTGGTTCTCGCTCGCGGAGCACGCGGTCCAGGCCATctacctgctcggcgagcagcccgacgcgctgtgCACCGAGATTGTGCGCCAGCTGACGCTGGCTGCCTTTGACGAGGAGTGTGCAgaagaggccaaggcgttccgctttgcgcagctcctcttTGTCGTgggccacgtcgcgctgaAGCAGATCGTGTacctcgagctggtcgagcgcgagctgaagcggcgcaaggcggtCAAGGAtgcggccgacggcgcagagaagcgcgcctcggagctcgaccaggtcgCCGGCaacgccgaggacgagatcGGCGATATGATTGCCTATATCAAggaccgcgagctgctctaTGCCCCCCAGAGCCTGCTGGGCCTCTACGGCCCGCTCGTTGCGCAgatctgcagcgcgccgaaaGAGTACGCCGACGTCTAtgtgcagcgtgccgcgacgctgtcgctcgccaagctcaTGTGCATCTCGTCCGAGTACTGCGacacgcacctcgcgctcctgctgcaTGTGCTCAAGAGCGCCAAGGACCCGGTGGTGCGTGCGAATGTCGTGAttggccttggcgacgTCGCCATCTCGTTCGGCACGCTTGTCGACGAGAACAGCGAGCGTTTGTACGCCGGTCTGAACGACGGCAACCTCGGTGTGAAGAAAAACACGCTGATGGTGCTCACGCACCTGATCCTCAACGGCATGATCAAGGTCAAGggccagctcggcgagctggccAAGTGcctcgaggacgaagagCCGCGTGTGAGCGACCTGGCCAAGCTCTTCTTTAGCGAGCTCGCGACCAAGGAGAACGCCGTGTACAACAACCTTCCCGATATCATCTCGCATCTCTCGAGCGGCGAACACGCCGTCGAAGAGGACGTGTTTGTGAATACCATGCGCTTCATCTTTACGTTTATCGACAaggagcgccaggccgAGAACGTGATCGAAAAACTCTGCCAGCGTTTCCGCCTCACGACCGAAGAGCGCCAGTGGCGCGATATCGCCTACTGCCTCTCGCTCCTGCCGTACCGCTCGGAGCGCTCGATCAAGAAACTCGTCGAAGGCCTGCCGTACTACCAGGACAAGCTCTACTCGCCCGAGGTGTACAAGCGCTTTGCGGAAATCCTCACCAAGATGCGCCAGGGCAAGTCcacggcgcaggccaaggcgggcgacgcagACCTGCGCGAGTTTGAAGAGATCCTCGCACAGACCGCCGCCCAGGGCCGCGacgaccaggcgctcgaacatgcggcgcacgcccacgtcgcacgcaccgagcgcaagcgcgcacagcgcgcaccgcggcgcAAAGTAGCTGCCTCGTAG
- the SEC62 gene encoding Translocation protein S62 (BUSCO:EOG09263W7L; EggNog:ENOG503NXZB; TransMembrane:3 (i127-146o152-177i189-211o); COG:U): MDRQVNAPPEVRRVIDFLRTKSGMKVRPGVLNGQRADYFKGSAAIKAVLSPEYAKLKGVPKVTSEEEAEKMLHQTLPYAFFLRVERGEKPGKDQGDRRPLQVNQMQLFEKDMYYAWFYEGSQLMMKLAGLGMIVVMLAAVMFPLWPRVMRLGVWYLSMVILGLFGLLMVIAVLRLIFWVFSIVAFPPGIWIFPNLFADVGVIESFIPLWAWDVPPPKPKAKKAKKAKKSKRADAAAPDAAPDAAAEPVEENAPAHGLESSISDLN, translated from the exons ATG GATCGGCAGGTgaacgcgccgccggaggTGCGTCGTGTAATCGACTTTCTGCGGACCAAGTCCGGGATGAAAGTGCGTCCCGGCGTGCTGAACGGCCAACGTGCGGACTACTTTAagggcagcgcggcgatcaAGGCGGTGCTTTCGCCCGAGTATGCCAAGCTCAAGGGCGTCCCCAAGGTTACgagcgaggaggaggccgagAAGATGCTGCACCAGACGCTCCCGTATGCCTTCTTTCTGCGTgtggagcgcggcgagaaGCCCGGCAAGGACCAGGGCGACCGCCGCCCCCTCCAGGTGAACCAGATGCAGCTCTTTGAGAAGGACATGTACTACGCGTGGTTCTACGAGGGCTCGCAGCTCATGATGAAGCTCGCGGGTCTCGGCATGATTGTCGTGATGCTCGCTGCGGTCATGTTCCCGCTGTGGCCGCGCGTGATGCGCCTTGGCGTGTGGTACTTGAGCATGGTCATCCTGGGGCTGTTTGGCCTGCTGATGGTCATTGCCGTGCTCCGCCTCATCTTTTGGGTGTTTTCCATCGTGGCCTTCCCGCCCGGCATCTGGATCTTCCCGAACCTGTttgccgacgtcggcgtgaTCGAGTCGTTTATCCCGCTCTGGGCGTGggacgtgccgccgcccaagcccaaggccaagaaggccaagaaggccaagaagtcgaagcgcgccgacgccgcggcgcccgacgccgcgccggacgcTGCGGCGGAGCCCGTGGAAGAGAACGCACCGGCCCACGGCCTTGAATCCTCCATCTCCGATCTGAACTAG
- the ALG6 gene encoding dolichyl-P-Glc:Man9GlcNAc2-PP-dolichol alpha-1,3-glucosyltransferase (BUSCO:EOG09260NZ8; COG:E; COG:G; EggNog:ENOG503NVFW; TransMembrane:12 (i273-294o339-361i373-398o431-452i485-502o508-526i533-552o600-626i741-761o819-841i848-866o886-903i)), with protein sequence MRISDKAGMDVDADLDRAADIPLGAVRPRNRAPRDKPSSSSVGSGTRPPSLSQHAQRPGSSRRLANIPDADTDESAAPSVEQWLESSAPSARTGERRARRERAPSSSHRMRTDDTASVRERISRNDRAEVMSAKALSSSSRVLWPGRGDTASLRGDVGGDVGDASAKTYERIANWRERNAVASEAVEGIVPPSLRKSTSWLSGADTPSARSRPRTQFDALSVASSRRAPRASEAPTTATVPERRALPNATPYNADSPLRNVLRWMGQEEMQGMIPLLGYAAVVLVRWLVALGGYSGRGMPPMYGDFEAQRHWIELTLHLPTSRWYFYDLPYWGLDYPPLTAWVSMACGWVASLFPALRASFALDTSRGAESPGLLVFMRLSVLALEALVYMPAVAFFLERRLEGRSTRARHVALYTVLLQPALILIDHGHFQYNAVMLGLSAMSFALLYSRLPNVHVRAGMRPGTDTANSAGLQRMLLDSLSRQISYEYVIAAIFFSLSLCFKQMALYYAPAVFAVMLGRCVGLAGQGWRRGAWLFLGLGAATSATFLVAFLPWVGHWQSLQQCIVRIFPLARGLFEDKVANVWCFLSVLPLGKYKLHRAFAATTLAKVSLVATLVALLPGCILLFRAAVETCRLEMILDDAQAEQVVANVRRRGGSVASGREGTQVGSQRPTSVRESVARSVAPSAHESSRGSLSDRRSTTSGSLFAGSTSTWMANGAPRPRPKTRQAPARPQSSSPSPAATLLPYTLLSTSLAFFLLGFQTHEKSILLPLLPLTLLLTTKGDRTGAGAAVADWEWAVLANNVGVFGLWPLLQRDGQAMPLVLLTLGWNALIGYNPFAALHTTRQTFVAWLSAAVHLGMGGLLVLEAVVPRAAPSLLARYPDLFAVFNVLLVTPVLVLLFLWTTKKQVGIGLATGLLSLSSKSKARVL encoded by the exons ATGCGTATCTCGGACAAGGCGGGCATGGACGTGGATGCAGACCTCGACCGTGCAGCCGACATTCCCCTAGGGGCCGTGCGGCCACGCAACCGCGCACCCCGCGACAAgcccagctcgtcgtcggtcggcagcgggacgcggccgccgtcACTCTCGCAGCACGCACAGCGCCCGGGCAgcagccggcgcctcgccaatATTCCGGATGCAGACACGGACgagtcggcggcgccctCGGTCGAGCAGTGGCTTGAGTcgagtgcgccgagcgcgcgcacgggcgaacggcgcgcacgccgcgagcgtgcgccgtcgtcgagccACCGTATGCGGACGGACGACAcggcgtcggtgcgcgagcgcatctcGCGCAACGACCGCGCGGAGGTGATGAGTGCCAAGGCgctctcgtcctcgtcgcgtgTCCTCTGGCCTGGCCGGGGCGACACGGCGTCGCTGCGGGGCGACGTCGggggcgacgtcggcgacgcgtcaGCCAAGACCtacgagcgcatcgccaactggcgcgagcgcaacgCTGTCGCATCCGAAGCGGTCGAGGGCATCGTCccgccgtcgctgcgcaagtCGACGAGTTGGCTCAGCGGCGCAGacacgccgtcggcgcgcagccgccCCCGGACGCAGTtcgacgcgctgagcgtcgcgagctcgcgccgtgcgccccgcgcctcggaggcgccgacgactGCAACAGTgcccgagcggcgtgcgctgccgaACGCGACGCCGTACAATGCCGactcgccgctgcgcaacgtGCTCCGGTGGATGGGCCAGGAAGAGATGCAAGGCATGATACCCCTCCTGGGCTACGCGGCCGTGGTGCTCGTGCGCTGgctcgtggcgctcggTGGCTACAGCGGGCGCGGCATGCCGCCCATGTACGGCGACTttgaggcgcagcgccactGGATCGAGCTGACGCTGCACctgccgacgagccgctggTACTTTTACGACCTGCCGTACTGGGGCCTCGACTATCCCCCGCTCACTGCGTGGGTAAGCATGGCGTGCGGATGGGTCGCCTCGCTCTTcccggcgctgcgcgcgagcttTGCGCTGGACACGTCGCGCGGGGCCGAGTCGCCCGGCCTCCTCGTCTTTATGCGCCTCtcggtgctcgcgctcgaggcgctcgtgtACATGCCCGCGGTCGCCTTCtttctcgagcgccgcctcgaagGGCGGagtacgcgcgcgcggcacgttGCGCTGTACACGGTCCTGCTGCAGCCCGCGCTGATCCTTATCGACCACGGCCACTTTCAGTACAATGCCGTGATGCTCGGCCTGAGCGCCATGTCGTTTGCACTGCTCTACTCGCGCCTGCCCAACGTGCACGTCCGCGCAGGCATGCGCCCCGGTACGGACACGGCCAACTCGGCtggcctgcagcgcatgctgctcgactcgctcaGCCGCCAGATCAGCTACGAGTACGTGATTGCGGCCATCTTTTTCTCGCTGAGCCTGTGCTTCAAGCAGATGGCGCTGTACTATGCGCCCGCGGTCTTTGCCGTGATGCTCGGCCGCTgcgtcggcctcgccggccagggctggcggcgcggcgcgtggctcTTTTtaggcctcggcgcggcgacgagcgccacgtTCCTCGTGGCATTCCTGCCGTGGGTCGGCCACTGGCAGAGTCTGCAGCAGTGCATCGTGCGCATCTTTCccctggcgcgcggcctgtTTGAGGACAAGGTCGCAAACGTGTGGTGCTTTTTGAGTGtgctgccgctcggcaagtACAAGCTGCACCGTGCGTTTGCCGCGacgacgctcgccaaggtGAGCCTGGTCGCGACGttggtcgcgctgctcccGGGCTGCATCCTCCTGtttcgcgcggcggtcgagaCGTGCCGCCTGGAAATgatcctcgacgacgcgcaggccgagcaggtcgtcgcgaacgtgcgccgccgcggcgggtCGGTCGCGTCCGGCCGCGAAGGGACGCAAGTCGGCTCGCAGCGcccgacgagcgtgcgcgagtcggtcgcgcggagcgtcgcgccgtccgcGCACGAGTCGAGCCGCGGCTCGCTCTCGGaccggcgctcgacgaccagcggctcgctctttgcgggcagcacgtcgacgtggaTGGCGaacggtgcgccgcgcccgcgacCCAAGACGCGacaagcgcctgcgcggccgcagtcgtcgtcgccgtcgcccgccgcgaCACTCCTCCCCTATACCCTGCTCTCGACTTCGCTCGCCTTTTTCCTGCTGGGCTTCCAGACGCACGAAAAGAGCATTCTGCTGCCCCTGCTCCCCCTTACGCTCCTGCTGACGACCAAAGGCGaccgcaccggcgccggggcggccgtggcggaCTGGGAGTGGGCGGTGCTTGCGAACAATGTGGGCGTATTTGG ACTCTggccgctgctgcagcgcgacgggcAGGCGATGCCGCTGGTGCTCCTCACGCTCGGATGGAACGCGCTGATCGGGTACAATCCgttcgcggcgctgcacacgACGCGCCAGACGTTTGTCGCCTGGCTCAGCGCGGCAGTGCACCTCGGCATGGGCGGGCTgctggtgctcgaggcggtcgtcccccgggcggcgccgtcgctctTGGCGCGGTACCCTGATCTATTCGCGGTGTTCAACGTGCTGCTCGTCACCCCCGTGCTTGTTTTGCTCTTCCTCTGGACGACGAAGAAGCAGGTGGGTATCGGGCTCGCAACGGGGCTCTTGTCGCTCTCAAGCAAGAGCAAGGCTCGTGTACTATAG
- the ARP1 gene encoding centractin- actin- protein of the dynactin complex (COG:Z; EggNog:ENOG503NU18; BUSCO:EOG09261EU7) gives MATEFDDVLTNQPVVIDNGSGTIKAGFAGQDTPKCFFPNLVGRPKHPRVMAGAVEGDRFIGKKAQELRGLLKVRYPMEHGIVTDWADMERIWSHMYTEELKTLSEEHPVLLTEAPLNPKANRELAAQIFFETFNVPAMYISIQAILSLYSSGRTTGVVLDSGDGVTHAVPVYEGFAMPNAIQRIDVAGRDVSDHLQSLLRRAGYYLHTSAEREIVRAIKEKCCQFTPPAAADDRDAKRIVEFPLPDGNVIKLGSERFRAPEVLFHPEIVGLEDPGAHQILGDAIGRADLDLRRGLYGNIVLSGGTTLTKGYGDRMLYEMKRLAPPDMKIKISAPPERKYSTWIGGSIFAGLSTFRKMWVSAEEYQEDPGCIHKMGVPDLFEHGLFSSILGSAAASSGFHDAERKYTIIKSLGTGSFGTVYVADWHSALPSGAMVPAMQHSYTRPAYAGKRLVAIKRMKKPFASWDDCIKLNELRSLLIIPPHDHIIPLYDVFLPSSTRELHIVFECMEGNLYQLTKTRKGRPLAKGLIASILRQVLLGLDHVHSHGFFHRDLKPENLLITTVGLGDYPAMPGATRVVQDVLVIVKIADFGLAREAESAPPYTEYVSTRWYRAPEILLHAPEYSPAVDVWALGTIMAELSRLEPLFPGSSELDQVLRITAALGSPLRKPAAEPASHLQGGGYWPEAAKYAERLGFLFPDQEPVPFAPLFPVHVSENLIQLIYLMLRYDPQSRMKPSDYLQHPYLTEDAPLLKPRAKLVPQSSAPMASAEPMPSRQRTAYSMHSSPTQARRSGEDTTGRTGALHSTQLHDHLRQALELNSPTSSARSSPSGFIGAPIRLRDSSGLREYDTPAAVPHEPLFLHHSDTPSPVSSRDSSPAIGLVDGPRMSHRSKSFSSNAYPHDEGPSVAHTHPPESNRPSSEGVWPSDEAPPSQSSPHAGSPTIGFLGAWKSRKNAGAQRQSKEAQLKRREAELIAMRERSRAVLQKRTQLYSHERQPSDL, from the exons ATGGCGACCGAGTTTGACGATGTGCTGACGAACCAGCCGGTGGTGATCGACAAT GGCTCTGGCACCATCAAGGCGGGTTTTGCTGGGCAGGATACGCCGAAATGCTTCTTTCCGAACCT CGTGGGCCGGCCGAAGCACCCCCGCGTGATGGCGGGCGCGGTCGAGGGCGACCGGTTCATCGGGAAGaaggcgcaggagctgcgtggGCTGCTCAAGGTGCGGTACCCTATGGAGCACGGCATCGTGACGGACTGGGCGGATATGGAACGGATATGGAGTCATATGTACACAGAGGAGCTCAAGACGCTCAGCGAAGAGCACCCCGTGCTCctcaccgaggcgccgctcaATCCCAAGGCGAACCGCGAGCTGGCGGCGCAGATCTTCTTCGAGACCTTTAATGTGCCGGCCATGTACATTAGCATCCAGGCGATTCTCAGCCTGTACTCCTCCGGCCGCACCACCGGCGTGGtgctcgactcgggcgacggcgtgaCGCACGCCGTACCTGTATACGAGGGCTTTGCGATGCCCAACGCGAtccagcgcatcgacgtcGCAGGGCGCGACGTGTCGGACCACCTGCagtcgctgctgcggcgggcgGGCTACTATCTGCACACctctgccgagcgcgagatcgTGCGGGCGATCAAGGAAAAGTGCTGCCAATTTACCCCtcccgcggcggccgacgaccgcgacgcaaagcgcatcgtcgagtTTCCGCTCCCGGACGGCAACGTGATCAAGCTAGGCTCGGAGCGCTTCCGCGCGCCTGAGGTCCTCTTCCACCCCGAGATCGTCGGGCTAGAAGACCCCGGGGCGCACCAgatcctcggcgacgcgatcGGGCGCGCGGacctcgacctgcgccgcggcctctATGGGAATATCGTGCTGagcggcggcacgacgcTGACCAAGG GGTACGGAGACCGGATGCTCTACGAAATGAAACGCctggcgccgccggacATGAAGATTAAAAtctctgcgccgccggagcGCAAGTACTCGACGTGGATCGGAGGCAGCATCTTTGCGGGCCTCAGCACCTTTCGCAAGATGTGGGTCTCGGCGGAAGAATACCAGGAGGACCCCGGGTGCATTCACAAG ATGGGTGTGCCGGACTTGTTTG AGCATGGCTTGTTTTCCTCCATCCTTGGATCCGCAGCGGCATCAAGCGGCTTCCAtgacgccgagcgcaagtATACCATCATCAAGAGCCTCGGCACAGGCTCTTTTGGCACCGTGTATGTCGCCGACTGGCACAGCGCGCTGCCCAGTGGCGCGATGGTGCCGGCGATGCAGCACAGCTATACGCGTCCCGCATACGCGGGGAAGCGTCTCGTGGCCATCAAGCGGATGAAGAAGCCGTTTGCATCGTGGGACGACTGCATCAAGTTAAACGAACTGCGG TCTCTGCTCATCATTCCACCCCACGACCATATTATCCCGCTGTACGACGTATTCCTCCCTTCGTCCAcccgcgagctgcacatTGTGTTTGAATGCATGGAAGGAAACTTGTACCAACTCACCAAGACACGAAAGGGTCGGCCACTTGCCAAGGGTCTCATTGCTTCCATTCTCCGACAGGTCCTCCTGGGACTGGACCACGTACACTCCCACGGCTTCTTCCACCGCGACTTGAAGCCTGAAAACTTATTGATCACCACTGTGGGGCTTGGCGACTACCCGGCAATGCCAGGCGCCACACGCGTCGTGCAGGACGTCCTGGTCATTGTCAAGATCGCCGACTTTGGTCTCGCACGGGAGGCGGAAAGCGCACCGCCGTACACGGAATACGTTTCCACACGCTGGTACCGCGCCCCAGAAATCCTCTTGCACGCACCGGAATACTCGCCGGCGGTCGACGTCTGGGCACTGGGCACCATTATGGCCGAGCTctcgcgcctcgagccgctCTTTCCGGGCAgcagcgagctcgaccaggtgctgcgcatcactgcagcgctcggctcgcCACTGCGCAAGCCGGCTGCCGAACCGGCTTCGCACTTGCAGGGAGGAGGATACTGGCCCGAGGCAGCCAAGtatgccgagcgccttggtTTCCTCTTTCCGGATCAGGAACCAGTGCCATTTGCGCCGCTATTCCCAGTACATGTGTCAGAGAATCTTATTCAGCTGATCTACTTGATGCTGCGCTACGACCCCCAGTCGCGTATGAAGCCCAGCGACTATCTCCAGCATCCGTACCTGACTGAAGACGCACCGCTTTTGAAGCCGCGCGCAAAGCTCGTGCCGCagtcgagcgcaccgaTGGCGTCGGCAGAGCCCATGCCATCCCGACAGCGCACGGCCTACTCGATgcacagctcgccgacacaggcgcggcgctcgggcgaggACACCACTGGCCggaccggcgcgctgcactcGACGCAGCTACACGACCACCTGCGTCAGGCGCTCGAACTCAACTCGCCCACAtcaagcgcgcgctcgtcgccgagcgggTTCATCGGTGCACCGATTCGCCTGCGCGACTCGTCGGGCCTGCGGGAATACGACACGCCCGCTGCAGTGCCCCACGAGCCCCTCTTTTTGCACCACAGCGACACGCCCTCGCCCGTCTCCTCGCGCGACTCCTCGCCGGCGATCGGGCTCGTGGACGGGCCCCGCATGAGCCATCGGTCCAAATCGTTTAGCTCGAATGCATACCCGCACGACGAGGGGCCGTCGGTGGCCCATACTCACCCCCCTGAATCGAACCGGCCAAGCAGCGAAGGCGTGTGGccctcggacgaggcgccgccttcCCAGTCGTCGCCCCACGCGGGCTCGCCGACGATTGGATTCCTCGGCGCTTGGAAATCACGAAAGAATGCCGGCGCACAGCGCCAATcgaaagaggcgcagctgaAGCGGCGCGAAGCAGAGCTCATTGCGATGCGCGAACGCTCACGCGCCGTCTTGCAAAAACGAACCCAGCTCTATTCTCATGAACGACAACCGAGTGATTTGTAA